A window of Chloracidobacterium sp. N contains these coding sequences:
- a CDS encoding TolC family protein gives MNIPRYCTWAGLALIMVAMTTSLTRAQDELPASSPASGELAHQAIAGIVRTAAQAPAASATTPDQDLIEQARRQIAIEPRVGVVPGLSRPLALREAILMALRANPDVEIQRIAVQQAAFDVNRTKGFYDVVLTNQFAYSALRNPAVNPFAGADENGAVEIRAAQNTFAFTKPLMTGGRVGAEFTVARQDTTNIFAGVNPLFSSQLTFTFTQPLFRNFRTDESRRQIELAKKRLTLSDSQFRQRVIDIVAQVQSAYWDLVFARREVEIRAEAVALARIQLEQNRRFVEAGTAAPVEIVSVEAQLEQRQEEFLLALENLTRVENGLKSLILDQRQAPLWQEAIVPTEQVNLEPVNISLDEAVRAALAKRPEMEQFDIQKTANEIDIQFFRDQLRPQLDFVGSYSLQGLAGTPLPITTNPFAGGFNTAVLERLNLLSAQSGLGPVIVPPPANQTPGVFIGGFGRNLSNLFTKNFYGVRVGVNMSFTLNNRTTQGALGRALAQDRLIAAQRQRFETQVETEVRNALQSVQTALRRVQAARASRVAAEAQYASEMRRYQVGESTNFLVLDRQNALSAARGREVRALTDYNKAVVALQRAMSTTLDANSLTVKPADGSRPADVHPDVEPTP, from the coding sequence ATGAACATTCCTCGTTACTGCACATGGGCCGGGCTGGCGCTCATCATGGTTGCCATGACAACCTCCCTGACGCGCGCCCAGGATGAACTGCCGGCTTCCAGTCCGGCTTCCGGCGAACTGGCACACCAGGCCATTGCCGGCATCGTACGGACGGCGGCGCAGGCGCCGGCCGCATCCGCAACGACGCCCGATCAGGACCTCATCGAGCAGGCACGTCGCCAGATCGCCATCGAACCACGGGTGGGCGTCGTGCCGGGGCTGAGCCGTCCACTGGCGTTGCGCGAGGCCATTCTTATGGCGTTGCGGGCCAATCCAGACGTGGAAATTCAGCGGATTGCCGTACAGCAGGCGGCATTTGATGTCAACCGCACCAAGGGGTTTTACGACGTGGTGCTGACAAACCAGTTTGCCTACTCGGCGCTCCGCAATCCGGCCGTCAATCCCTTTGCCGGAGCCGATGAAAACGGAGCCGTCGAGATTCGCGCGGCACAAAACACCTTTGCCTTCACCAAGCCGCTGATGACCGGCGGGCGCGTCGGGGCCGAGTTCACCGTGGCGCGGCAGGACACAACCAACATCTTTGCCGGGGTCAATCCGCTGTTCAGTTCCCAGTTGACCTTCACCTTCACGCAGCCGCTGTTTCGCAACTTTCGGACAGATGAATCCCGCCGCCAGATTGAACTGGCCAAAAAGCGGCTGACGCTGTCGGATTCGCAGTTCCGGCAGCGCGTCATAGACATCGTGGCGCAGGTGCAGTCAGCGTACTGGGATTTGGTCTTTGCCCGCCGCGAAGTCGAAATCCGCGCTGAAGCCGTGGCGCTGGCGCGCATCCAGCTTGAACAGAACCGGCGCTTCGTCGAGGCCGGTACGGCGGCTCCCGTAGAGATCGTATCGGTCGAAGCCCAGCTCGAACAGCGCCAGGAAGAGTTCCTGCTGGCGCTGGAAAATCTGACGCGCGTGGAAAATGGACTCAAGTCCCTCATCCTTGACCAGCGCCAGGCGCCCCTGTGGCAGGAAGCCATCGTGCCCACTGAACAGGTCAACCTCGAACCGGTCAACATTTCACTTGATGAAGCCGTGCGGGCCGCGCTCGCCAAGCGGCCGGAAATGGAGCAGTTCGACATTCAGAAGACAGCCAACGAGATTGACATCCAGTTTTTCCGCGACCAGCTCCGTCCGCAGTTGGATTTCGTCGGTTCCTACAGCTTGCAGGGGCTGGCCGGGACGCCGCTCCCCATCACGACCAATCCTTTTGCCGGTGGTTTCAATACGGCCGTGCTGGAAAGGTTGAACCTCCTTTCGGCGCAGTCCGGGCTGGGGCCCGTCATCGTGCCGCCGCCGGCCAACCAGACACCGGGCGTGTTCATCGGCGGGTTTGGGCGCAATCTCAGCAATCTGTTCACCAAGAACTTTTATGGCGTGCGGGTTGGCGTCAACATGAGCTTCACGCTCAACAACCGTACGACCCAGGGCGCGCTCGGCCGCGCTCTGGCCCAGGACCGGCTCATTGCCGCCCAGCGCCAGCGTTTTGAAACCCAGGTGGAAACGGAAGTGCGTAACGCGCTTCAGTCCGTGCAAACGGCGCTGCGGCGGGTGCAGGCGGCGCGGGCCTCACGGGTGGCGGCCGAGGCGCAGTACGCCAGCGAAATGCGCCGCTATCAGGTGGGTGAGTCCACGAACTTCCTCGTGCTTGACCGGCAAAATGCCCTGTCTGCGGCGCGGGGACGGGAAGTGCGCGCTCTGACGGACTACAACAAGGCGGTCGTCGCCCTTCAGCGGGCGATGTCCACCACGCTGGACGCCAACAGTCTGACCGTCAAGCCGGCGGATGGGTCACGTCCGGCGGATGTACATCCCGATGTCGAGCCTACGCCCTGA
- a CDS encoding SPFH domain-containing protein, which translates to MEGFLVFIGLFVAITVLTILVKSIRIVPQMQVLIIERLGRYAGILGSGPHIIVPFIDAPRSVNWTGFPIGMNYIDLREQYTDLPMQPVITKDNVTVGVDSVIYWQITDPYKAVYEVSDLSGGIIQLTITAMRSVMGEMDLDETLSSRDIINAKLRTVMDGATNKWGVKVTRVEVRNINPPEDVRVTMEKQMTAERNRRALVLQAEGEKQAAITRAEGEREAAIARAEGERQMQILRADGAAQARLRSAEAEARSIQMVAQALGSAGNPAHYLIMGRYIESLRDMAQSSNSKVVFMPVEASNVLSSIGMFKEVFSNDNANAAPSPQTPVPARTISPTAPPPQYVPR; encoded by the coding sequence ATGGAAGGGTTTCTCGTGTTTATCGGCCTTTTCGTGGCCATCACCGTTCTGACCATCTTGGTCAAGTCCATCCGCATTGTGCCGCAGATGCAGGTTCTCATCATCGAACGGCTGGGAAGATACGCTGGCATCCTTGGCAGCGGGCCCCACATCATCGTGCCTTTCATTGATGCCCCCCGCAGCGTCAACTGGACCGGGTTTCCCATTGGAATGAACTACATTGACCTGCGTGAACAGTACACCGATCTGCCCATGCAGCCCGTTATCACCAAAGACAACGTGACAGTCGGTGTGGATTCGGTCATTTACTGGCAGATTACCGACCCCTACAAGGCGGTCTATGAAGTTTCTGATCTCTCCGGTGGTATCATCCAGTTGACCATCACCGCGATGCGCAGTGTGATGGGCGAAATGGACCTCGATGAAACCCTGTCCTCCCGCGACATTATCAACGCCAAACTGCGGACGGTGATGGATGGGGCGACGAACAAATGGGGCGTCAAGGTGACGCGCGTCGAAGTGCGCAACATCAACCCGCCGGAAGACGTGCGCGTGACGATGGAGAAGCAGATGACGGCCGAACGGAACCGCCGGGCGCTCGTGCTGCAAGCCGAAGGTGAAAAGCAGGCGGCCATCACCCGCGCCGAGGGTGAACGCGAAGCCGCCATTGCCCGGGCCGAAGGCGAACGCCAGATGCAGATTCTCCGCGCCGACGGTGCCGCCCAGGCGCGCCTGCGTTCGGCAGAAGCCGAGGCCCGGTCCATCCAGATGGTGGCCCAGGCGCTGGGAAGCGCCGGCAATCCAGCCCACTACCTCATCATGGGACGCTACATCGAGTCCCTGCGCGACATGGCCCAGAGCTCCAACAGCAAGGTGGTCTTCATGCCCGTCGAAGCCTCGAATGTGCTGTCATCCATCGGAATGTTCAAGGAAGTATTCAGCAACGACAATGCCAATGCGGCCCCCTCACCCCAGACACCGGTACCGGCGCGAACGATCTCACCAACAGCACCACCGCCGCAGTATGTTCCGCGCTAA
- a CDS encoding NfeD family protein, with protein MMQGITDYLWAVWLVIAALFAVVEVSTVTFIALWFGIGAASAALVAAFGFGFPFQLLTFVGVSTLLTVSTRRIFKRWLEQSTPALPALGDISLIGKRGVVVTESRGPRSEAELELDGTVWTALPLGGAHLKPGEECEVVRIEGNQLYVRPLHLLPDWSAARQAQRQ; from the coding sequence ATGATGCAGGGCATAACAGACTACCTGTGGGCGGTGTGGCTGGTGATCGCAGCTTTGTTTGCCGTGGTGGAAGTCTCCACGGTGACGTTCATAGCCCTGTGGTTCGGCATTGGAGCCGCCAGCGCCGCCCTGGTGGCTGCATTCGGTTTTGGCTTTCCCTTCCAACTGCTCACCTTCGTTGGGGTTTCCACCCTGCTGACGGTGAGCACGCGACGCATCTTCAAGCGATGGCTGGAACAATCCACACCGGCGCTGCCGGCACTGGGAGACATCAGCCTGATTGGGAAACGGGGCGTCGTGGTCACGGAAAGCCGGGGGCCGCGCAGCGAAGCGGAACTGGAACTCGATGGCACCGTCTGGACGGCGCTGCCGCTCGGCGGAGCTCACCTGAAACCCGGTGAAGAATGCGAAGTGGTACGGATTGAAGGCAACCAACTCTATGTGCGTCCGCTACACCTGCTGCCAGACTGGAGCGCCGCCAGACAAGCCCAGCGGCAATAA
- a CDS encoding amidase, protein MTERLPQPENPLVQMRATDLVRRLASGEVSARAVVDAHIERIQAVNPQLRAVVVTCFEDAQRAADEADARRAQGAPLGPLHGLPITIKESFDLAGTPTTLGLTQRAYSQANQDAPLVARLRQAGAIVLGKTNLPQIAMANECENPLYGRTVHPLDMRRAPGGSSGGEAAIIAAYGSPLGLGSDIGGSLRLPAHACGIASLKPTAHRLTMQGHAEVFPGMEAIVCQPGPMARHVEDLVLAMRVLTANGQDTNRDLAVPPVPWTEPETASTLQGLRVGYYLDNGLFRPAPAIRRAIREAADALERRGAEVIPWQPPDVAEAFGLFIGILLADDLRYARDLLADEPIWTPLWPYLLLVRLPNVARDMLARIADIAGQRATARLLRAARSRTATGYWQLIEAQKQYRERFLARLDEQRCDVLLCPTDGLPALTHGASAYTTEAVSYTALYNLLGMPAGVVPWTAVGPNEESDRPDTVDLAQRTAREVERDSAGLPVGVQVVARHWREDLVLRVMHALEQERQPPSD, encoded by the coding sequence ATGACCGAACGGCTTCCCCAGCCGGAAAACCCACTGGTTCAGATGCGCGCCACCGACCTTGTCCGCCGCCTGGCGTCGGGCGAGGTTTCGGCACGCGCCGTCGTGGATGCCCACATCGAACGCATCCAGGCAGTCAACCCACAGCTCAGGGCCGTCGTGGTGACGTGCTTCGAGGATGCCCAGCGCGCTGCCGACGAGGCCGATGCCCGCCGCGCCCAGGGCGCGCCACTCGGACCGTTGCACGGGCTGCCCATCACCATCAAGGAATCCTTCGATCTGGCCGGGACGCCAACCACACTTGGACTGACACAACGCGCCTACAGCCAGGCTAACCAGGATGCGCCACTTGTGGCCCGGTTGCGTCAGGCCGGGGCGATTGTCCTGGGCAAGACCAACCTGCCGCAGATCGCCATGGCGAATGAGTGTGAGAATCCACTGTACGGACGGACGGTGCACCCACTTGATATGCGCCGGGCACCCGGCGGGAGCAGCGGCGGCGAGGCTGCCATCATCGCCGCTTACGGCTCGCCGCTTGGGTTGGGCAGTGACATTGGCGGCAGCCTACGCCTTCCGGCCCACGCCTGCGGCATCGCGTCTCTCAAGCCAACCGCTCACCGGTTGACGATGCAGGGCCACGCCGAGGTGTTCCCCGGCATGGAGGCCATTGTCTGCCAGCCGGGACCCATGGCGCGCCACGTGGAGGACCTGGTGCTGGCGATGCGCGTCCTGACGGCAAACGGACAAGACACCAACCGCGACCTGGCCGTTCCACCCGTTCCCTGGACAGAGCCGGAAACCGCCTCCACGCTTCAGGGGCTGCGCGTCGGCTACTACCTTGACAACGGGCTGTTCCGTCCTGCGCCGGCCATCCGGCGCGCCATCCGGGAAGCCGCCGATGCCCTTGAGCGGCGCGGCGCAGAGGTCATCCCCTGGCAGCCGCCGGACGTTGCCGAAGCCTTTGGGCTGTTTATCGGCATCCTGCTGGCCGATGACCTGCGCTACGCGCGCGACCTGCTCGCGGACGAACCAATCTGGACGCCTCTCTGGCCCTACCTGCTTCTGGTGCGGCTGCCAAACGTGGCCCGTGACATGTTGGCCCGCATCGCTGACATTGCCGGACAGCGCGCCACGGCCCGGCTGCTGCGGGCGGCACGTTCCCGGACGGCCACCGGGTACTGGCAGCTTATTGAAGCCCAGAAGCAATACCGCGAGCGATTTCTGGCCAGACTTGATGAGCAACGCTGCGACGTGCTGCTCTGCCCGACCGACGGATTGCCGGCCTTGACGCACGGGGCAAGCGCCTACACAACAGAAGCCGTCAGTTACACGGCGCTTTACAACCTGCTTGGTATGCCGGCCGGCGTTGTGCCGTGGACAGCCGTCGGACCCAACGAAGAAAGCGACCGGCCGGACACGGTTGATCTGGCCCAGCGCACAGCCCGCGAGGTTGAGCGTGACAGCGCCGGCCTGCCGGTTGGCGTGCAGGTCGTGGCGCGCCACTGGCGGGAAGACCTTGTGCTGCGCGTCATGCACGCCTTGGAGCAGGAGAGGCAGCCACCGTCAGACTGA
- a CDS encoding CerR family C-terminal domain-containing protein has protein sequence MAQANAGRQAVDAVNTLKPPKRKAKRAAEGETADAKTRLLVVAERMFAERGFACTSVRDLAAEAGVNIAAVNYHFRSKEELYLETLRYAMRRSKDITPRFARILRQAQQVGTPEAAQQGIVHFIETFISHLYGQPAGTDYSAALMSHEMLHPTGALDIVVQEFIQPRFEILMALIRLARPDLKPDLDVAFHAFSIVGQCLHMHFCRPIVLQLTGEGKLTARFLRRMARHIAGFSIRGLAAVPPRLAGTPGAGGETESHPESNADSSAA, from the coding sequence ATGGCTCAAGCCAACGCCGGCCGTCAGGCTGTGGACGCTGTCAACACACTCAAGCCGCCGAAACGGAAGGCAAAACGCGCGGCCGAGGGCGAAACAGCCGATGCCAAGACCCGCCTGCTGGTGGTGGCGGAGCGGATGTTCGCTGAGCGGGGCTTTGCCTGTACGAGCGTCCGCGATCTGGCCGCCGAAGCCGGCGTCAACATTGCGGCTGTCAACTATCACTTCCGCAGCAAGGAAGAGCTGTACCTGGAAACCCTGCGTTATGCGATGCGGCGCTCAAAGGACATCACTCCGCGTTTTGCGCGCATTCTGCGGCAGGCCCAGCAGGTGGGCACGCCAGAGGCCGCACAGCAGGGCATTGTGCACTTCATCGAGACCTTCATCAGCCATCTCTATGGTCAACCGGCCGGAACAGACTACTCGGCAGCGTTGATGTCGCACGAGATGCTCCATCCGACCGGCGCCCTTGACATCGTGGTGCAGGAATTCATCCAGCCCCGCTTCGAGATTCTCATGGCGCTGATCCGGCTGGCGCGCCCCGATCTCAAGCCGGACCTCGATGTAGCTTTCCATGCCTTCAGCATCGTTGGGCAGTGCCTGCACATGCACTTCTGCCGTCCCATCGTTCTGCAACTGACGGGAGAAGGGAAGCTGACGGCGCGTTTCCTGCGTCGCATGGCGCGGCACATTGCCGGGTTTTCCATCAGGGGGTTGGCGGCGGTGCCGCCGCGGCTGGCGGGGACTCCGGGCGCAGGTGGGGAAACAGAATCACATCCCGAATCGAACGCTGATTCGTCAGCAGCATAA
- a CDS encoding carboxypeptidase regulatory-like domain-containing protein, producing the protein MGCFSFVSAQSESGSAGIEGIVSEASGNPVAGATVVIKNKETGYTRTVTTDAKGRYVAGVLPVGLYDIEATLSGGKPGRQLVKLTVGNTERVDLTLETEGIQEVIEVTADQGIVDVQESASGLNISERAIRELPVRGRNFAEFFQLQPGVMQEQDRSGLVVAGQRSINSNVAVDGADFNDPLQGNQRGGNEAVFFFPQSAVREFQVVRAGASAEIGRTNAGFLNVVTKSGTNEFHGEAFYFNRNRFLTSPDAFGRDLDNLQNQFGGSFGGPIKRDRAFFFTAIEQNFLRVPFVVSFNVPTGQTLPQVLRDLEGEKRGSNNPTALFVRGDYILNSRNTLNTQYNYTRLQGDNFNFENARQTRAESVNYSRQNRSHGFKTSLVTVVTDRFVNELRGQIAGDDRDEVPNSLDSQIDIAGVGTVGGDNGRPRTFRTRRFQLSDNVSFNGGRHQLRFGFDLNINRVQQQRAAAIQGRYGFTGGNALLNYTRALTGVNTINRYRGFLPGTPQEPATFRGVQQEIAAFITDKIRVFPTLTLTVGLRWEGQFNPQPASPNPDIPETQRIPNDLEQWQPRLGLAWNINGDKKTVVRASAGLFTARTPATLFQRVNTENGIANLAIDTNNIPSGSRRNALLAAIFPSFPRAITTLPAGFAPIDFPQRVYGFAPDFQNPRSFQASLTIERQLFQHWNVTLGFIRNSTWDLQRRVNRNLPPPGSPGHIVVGNSGYVFFNTAFRPIQILNGRNYGPILINESSAHSSYNGGVLTVTRRYANRFQLTANYTFSRTMDDDSNERNFNQEFAINPFNLKLERGPSKQDIRHNFNLSGLVDLPYGFIVSAIIVARSGLPYTAIIGDDVNNDGNDNDRAIINGVVVGRNSFRQPNFFNLDLRVAKGFRLGETRRLDVLAEFFNVTRNTNKNYDVDAIAIVEGPRPLSNGTLSTAALNPAGFLPYSAPSTARFGGPRQVQLGVRFTF; encoded by the coding sequence ATGGGGTGCTTTTCGTTTGTCAGCGCCCAATCGGAATCCGGCAGCGCCGGCATCGAAGGGATTGTTTCAGAGGCATCTGGAAACCCCGTCGCCGGGGCCACAGTCGTCATCAAGAATAAAGAAACCGGCTATACCCGAACTGTGACGACAGACGCCAAGGGGCGCTATGTTGCGGGTGTGCTCCCGGTGGGGCTGTATGACATCGAGGCCACGCTGTCCGGCGGCAAGCCCGGACGGCAGCTCGTCAAGCTGACGGTCGGCAACACCGAGCGGGTGGACCTCACGCTCGAAACCGAAGGCATCCAGGAAGTCATCGAAGTTACTGCTGACCAGGGCATTGTGGACGTACAGGAATCCGCCTCCGGTCTCAACATCAGCGAGCGGGCGATTCGTGAGCTACCTGTGCGCGGACGCAACTTTGCTGAGTTTTTCCAACTCCAGCCGGGCGTGATGCAGGAGCAGGACCGCAGTGGTCTGGTTGTCGCCGGGCAGCGTTCAATCAACTCCAATGTCGCCGTGGATGGCGCTGACTTCAACGACCCGCTTCAGGGGAATCAGCGCGGCGGCAATGAAGCCGTGTTCTTTTTCCCCCAGTCGGCTGTTCGTGAGTTTCAGGTGGTGCGCGCTGGCGCCAGCGCGGAAATCGGACGCACCAACGCCGGCTTTCTCAACGTCGTGACCAAAAGCGGCACGAACGAGTTTCACGGTGAAGCCTTTTACTTCAACCGCAACCGGTTTCTGACTTCACCGGACGCCTTCGGACGCGATCTGGACAACCTCCAGAATCAGTTTGGCGGCAGCTTTGGCGGCCCGATCAAGCGCGACCGCGCCTTTTTCTTCACGGCTATCGAGCAGAACTTTCTGCGCGTGCCGTTCGTGGTGAGCTTCAACGTCCCGACCGGACAGACGCTGCCGCAGGTGCTGCGCGACCTCGAAGGCGAAAAACGCGGCAGCAACAACCCGACGGCGCTGTTTGTCCGGGGCGATTACATTCTCAACAGCCGCAACACGCTCAACACCCAGTACAACTACACGCGGCTGCAAGGTGACAACTTCAATTTTGAAAATGCCCGCCAGACCAGGGCTGAATCGGTCAACTACTCCCGCCAGAACCGGAGCCACGGCTTCAAGACCAGCCTGGTGACGGTGGTGACGGATCGGTTCGTCAACGAACTCCGGGGGCAGATCGCCGGTGATGACCGCGATGAAGTGCCCAACTCGCTGGATTCGCAGATTGACATCGCCGGCGTCGGCACGGTGGGGGGAGACAACGGCCGGCCGCGGACGTTCCGTACGCGCCGTTTCCAGCTCTCCGACAACGTCAGCTTCAACGGCGGGCGGCATCAGTTGCGCTTTGGTTTCGATCTGAACATCAACCGCGTGCAGCAGCAGCGCGCCGCCGCCATTCAGGGGCGGTATGGTTTCACCGGGGGGAACGCCCTGCTCAACTACACCCGCGCCCTGACCGGTGTGAACACCATCAACCGCTACCGGGGCTTTCTGCCGGGAACGCCGCAGGAGCCGGCGACCTTCCGGGGTGTCCAGCAGGAGATTGCCGCTTTTATCACCGACAAGATTCGGGTCTTTCCGACCCTGACGCTTACCGTGGGGCTGCGCTGGGAAGGGCAGTTCAATCCGCAACCGGCCTCACCCAATCCCGACATTCCTGAAACCCAGCGCATTCCCAACGATCTCGAACAGTGGCAGCCGCGTCTTGGGTTGGCCTGGAACATCAACGGCGACAAAAAGACCGTCGTCCGCGCCTCGGCCGGGTTGTTTACGGCGCGCACGCCGGCGACGCTGTTCCAGCGCGTCAACACCGAAAACGGCATTGCCAACCTGGCCATAGACACCAACAACATCCCTTCCGGCTCACGCCGCAACGCGCTGCTGGCGGCCATCTTCCCGTCCTTCCCGCGTGCGATCACGACGCTGCCGGCCGGTTTTGCGCCGATTGACTTCCCGCAGCGGGTCTATGGCTTTGCCCCTGACTTCCAGAATCCCCGTTCCTTTCAGGCGTCGCTCACCATTGAGCGGCAACTGTTTCAGCACTGGAATGTGACGCTTGGGTTCATCCGCAACTCAACCTGGGATTTGCAGCGGCGCGTCAACCGCAACCTGCCACCGCCGGGCAGCCCCGGCCACATTGTCGTCGGAAACTCCGGCTATGTGTTCTTCAACACGGCGTTCCGTCCGATTCAGATTCTGAACGGACGCAACTACGGCCCGATTCTCATCAACGAATCATCGGCGCATTCGAGTTACAACGGCGGTGTTCTCACCGTCACCCGACGCTATGCCAACCGCTTCCAACTGACAGCCAACTACACGTTCTCGCGGACGATGGACGATGACTCCAACGAGCGGAACTTCAATCAGGAGTTCGCCATCAACCCCTTCAACCTCAAGCTGGAGCGCGGGCCATCCAAGCAGGACATCCGGCACAACTTCAACCTGAGCGGCCTGGTGGACCTGCCCTATGGCTTCATCGTAAGCGCCATCATTGTCGCCCGGTCAGGACTGCCCTACACGGCCATCATCGGGGATGATGTGAACAACGATGGCAATGACAACGACCGCGCCATCATCAATGGCGTCGTTGTCGGACGAAACAGTTTCCGCCAGCCCAACTTCTTCAATCTCGACCTGCGGGTGGCCAAAGGCTTCCGGCTTGGTGAAACCAGGCGGCTCGATGTTCTGGCGGAATTCTTCAACGTGACGCGCAACACGAACAAGAACTACGACGTGGATGCCATTGCCATCGTCGAAGGCCCGCGGCCGTTATCCAACGGCACGCTTTCAACCGCCGCGCTCAACCCGGCTGGCTTTCTGCCCTACAGTGCGCCCTCGACCGCACGTTTTGGCGGCCCACGGCAGGTACAGCTTGGCGTTCGCTTTACGTTCTGA
- a CDS encoding MFS transporter: protein MNTMRGWLQRPFLRQWAADWSPLRRRAFRLYFGGQAVSLLGTWMQITAQSWVVWELSHSMQAQGVVALLGSLPLILLAPWAGAAADRFDRRKLLILAQVAAMLLAFALALLVQTGWIRLWHVYGLSFLLGVVAAVEMPAQQAFIGDLVGMSEVRKALALNGIIVQLGRTVGPTLAGWAIAHIGVAEAFWVNGVSFLAVIASLLAIRSVTTERASQTGASPGGFGEAVRYLRSQPRLLDLLAFTMLAAFFVLSNLTIYPALATVVLRGDSRTLGWLLGASGVGALIGSVLVTHLSRAIPRVGAALVGCTVWAGVMVVCNSWSRTLPTAVSCIVATGLAVPFIFTTANGLTQMLAPVQMRGRLLSILLMAGFGLQPVVAIGIGWIGDRFGPSRALLVNGLCLIGGGLLMLGRPGLLGWQVGVAAATGETTPSGVAPVRPA from the coding sequence ATGAACACCATGCGTGGTTGGCTTCAGCGCCCGTTTCTGCGCCAGTGGGCGGCTGACTGGTCGCCGCTGCGGAGACGTGCCTTCCGTCTCTACTTTGGCGGACAGGCCGTGTCGCTGCTGGGCACCTGGATGCAGATTACGGCGCAGTCGTGGGTGGTATGGGAACTGAGTCACTCGATGCAGGCCCAGGGCGTTGTGGCACTGCTCGGTTCCTTGCCACTGATACTGTTGGCACCGTGGGCCGGCGCGGCGGCTGACCGTTTCGACCGCCGGAAACTGCTCATTCTGGCGCAGGTGGCCGCGATGCTGCTGGCCTTTGCGCTCGCCCTGCTGGTGCAGACGGGGTGGATTCGGCTCTGGCACGTCTATGGACTGTCGTTTCTGCTTGGCGTCGTCGCGGCGGTTGAAATGCCGGCCCAACAGGCTTTCATCGGCGATCTGGTCGGGATGTCCGAAGTTCGCAAGGCGTTGGCGCTCAACGGCATTATCGTCCAGCTTGGGCGGACGGTGGGCCCAACGCTTGCCGGCTGGGCGATTGCCCACATCGGCGTGGCCGAAGCCTTCTGGGTCAATGGGGTGAGTTTTCTCGCGGTTATTGCCAGCCTGCTGGCCATCCGCAGCGTCACCACGGAGCGGGCTTCCCAGACCGGCGCCAGTCCGGGTGGTTTTGGTGAGGCCGTCCGGTATCTGCGCTCCCAACCACGCCTGCTCGATCTGCTGGCGTTCACCATGCTGGCCGCCTTTTTCGTCCTGTCGAACCTGACGATTTACCCGGCCCTGGCCACGGTTGTCCTCCGTGGGGATTCCCGCACCCTGGGCTGGCTGCTGGGGGCTTCGGGGGTGGGGGCGCTCATTGGCTCCGTGCTGGTGACGCACCTGAGCCGGGCCATTCCACGGGTGGGGGCGGCGCTGGTCGGGTGTACGGTGTGGGCCGGCGTCATGGTGGTGTGCAATTCGTGGAGTCGTACGCTCCCGACGGCGGTTTCGTGTATTGTGGCAACGGGGCTGGCCGTTCCCTTCATTTTCACGACGGCCAACGGATTGACGCAGATGCTCGCTCCAGTGCAGATGCGCGGGCGGCTGTTGAGCATCCTGCTGATGGCCGGCTTTGGTCTGCAACCGGTTGTGGCGATTGGCATTGGCTGGATTGGGGACCGGTTTGGTCCGTCCCGGGCCCTGCTCGTCAACGGTCTCTGCCTGATTGGCGGCGGACTGCTGATGCTGGGGCGTCCCGGACTCCTGGGCTGGCAGGTCGGCGTGGCGGCGGCCACGGGGGAAACCACACCGTCGGGCGTGGCACCGGTTCGGCCCGCGTAA